The Setaria viridis chromosome 6, Setaria_viridis_v4.0, whole genome shotgun sequence genome contains a region encoding:
- the LOC117859580 gene encoding large ribosomal subunit protein P2A, with amino-acid sequence MKFVAAYLLAVLAGNNSPSAEDLTTILESVGAEVDNEKMELLLSQLSGKDITELIAAGREKFASVPCGGGGVAVAAAAPAGGGAAPAAEAKKEEKVEEKEESDDDMGFSLFD; translated from the exons ATGAAGTTCGTTGCTGCCTATCTGCTTGCTGTCCTTGCTGGCAACAACAGCCCCTCTGCGGAGGACCTGACGACTATTCTGGAGTCAG TTGGTGCTGAGGTTGACAATGAAAAGATGGAGCTACTGCTGTCCCAGCTGAGTGGTAAGGACATCACTGAGCTCATTGCTGCCGGTAGGGAGAAGTTTGCTTCAGTCccatgcggcggcggtggtgttgctgttgcggctgctgctcctgctggtggtggtgctgctcctGCGGCTGAGGctaagaaggaagagaaggtggaggagaaggaagagagtgATGAT GACATGGGCTTCAGCCTGTTCGACTAA
- the LOC117862271 gene encoding histone H2B.1: MAPKAEKKPAAKKPAEEEPAAEKAEKTPAGKKPKAEKRLPAGKSAGKDGEKKGKKKAKKSVETYKIYIFKVLKQVHPDIGISSKAMSIMNSFINDIFEKLAAEAAKLARYNKKPTITSREIQTSVRLVLPGELAKHAVSEGTKAVTKFTSS; encoded by the coding sequence ATGGCGCCCAAGGCCGAGAAGAAGCCCGCCGCCAAGAAgcccgcggaggaggagccggcggccgagaaggcggagaagaccccggcggggaagaagcccaaggccGAGAAGCGGCTGCCGGCCGGCAAGTCCGCCGGCAAGGACGGCGAGAAGAAGGGCAagaagaaggcgaagaagaGCGTGGAGACCTACAAGATCTACATCTTCAAGGTGCTCAAGCAGGTCCACCCCGACATCGGCATCTCCTCCAAGGCCATGTCCATCATGAACTCCTTCATCAACGACATCTTCGAGAagctggcggcggaggcggccaagCTCGCGCGGTACAACAAGAAGCCCACCATCACCTCCCGCGAGATCCAGACCTCGGTCCGCCTCGTCCTCCCCGGCGAGCTCGCCAAGCACGCCGTGTCAGAGGGCACCAAGGCCGTCACCAAGTTCACCAGCTCTTAG